AAAGTGCAAGCTCAAGATTGCTAAAAAAAGAATACCCAGGGGTTCGTAAGAAACTCTGGAAAGAATATTTTTGGTCGAGAAGCTACTGTTTGTTGACGACAGGTGGTGCGCCAATTGAAGTCATTAAGAAATATATCGAAAGTCAAGGTGAGAAGCATTGAATAAAGCATTCAAATTTAGAATATATCCAACTAAAGAGCAAGAAGAATTATTATCCAAAACCTTTGGTTGTGTTCGTTTTGTCTATAATAAAATGCTTTCAGATCGGATTTCGCACTATAATGAGACAGGTGAAAGTTTGAACAACACGCCTGCTCAGTACAAAAAGGAATTTGAGTGGCTAAAAGAAGTAGACAGTTTAGCACTTGCTAATGCACAGCTCAATCTAAACAAAGCCTATAAAAATTTTTTTCGTGATAAATCCATTGGATTTCCGAAATTCAAATCAAGAAAAAACAATCATCGAAGCTATACAACCAATTGTGTAAATGGAAACATAAAGTTAGATGATGGTTATCTTACACTTCCAAAGCTTAAAGCAGTTAAAATCAAACAACACAGAATGGTGCCCGATGATTATAAACTAAAATCAGTAACGATTAGTAAAACACCGACAGGGAAATACTTTGCAAGCATTTTGTATGAATATGAAAAGCATATAGAACTTGCAAAACCTGAAAAGTTTGTAGGAATGGATTACTCTATGAAAGAGCTATTCATAACATCAGATGGCATATCGGCAGAATATCCACGTTACTACAGGTTATCACTTGAAAAACTGAAAAAAGAGCAAAGGAAACTATCAAAATGTGAAAAAGGCAGTAATAACAGAAACAAGCAACGACTTAAAGTTGCAAAATTTCATGAAAAAGTAGCTAATCAGCGAAAGGATTTCTTACACAAGACATCTAAGCAGATAACCAATGCATTTGATGGTGTGTGTATTGAAGACCTAAGCATGAAAGGTATGTCCCAAGCGCTAAACTTTGGTAAAAGTGTTTCGGATAACTCGTTTGGGACATTTGTGTCTATGCTTGATTACAAGCTTAAAGAGCAGGGGAAGCAACTTGTAAAGATTGATAAATGGTTCCCAAGCTCAAAGATGTGCAGTGCATGTGGTCAAATAAAGGATGCCTTATCACTTTCAGACCGTACATATCATTGTGAGCACTGTGGCTTAAGTCTTGATAGAGACTATAACGCAAGTATAAACATTAGAAACGAAGGTATGCGTATCTTATCAGCATAAATTATGAAAGAACCGTGGGGCACACGGGGATAGCTCACTTATGCTGTAGCCGTTAGGCTACTCGAACGAGAAGCCCCCACTTCTTCAAGTGGTGGGAGTATGTCACAGAAGTGCAGATATTAGTTCAAATCAAATATTTTTTAAAAATTATTTTGAAAAGTCATTCACAACCTAGAAAGGCTTTCGTGTGGATATTTTCTGTGATTTTTTGACTTCCTTATATGCTTATTAGGGTGGAAAAGTTATAGATAAAGTTAGTGCTAATGATACTGAAGTATGTATAGGAGCATCAAAACCAAAAATAAGGAGCTAAAAATGAAATGAAATATAAACTAGTTGTTTTAGATATGGATGGAACCTTGCTAAACAGCAAGCACCAAATAACCCAAGAAAATAAAAAGGCTTTAAAAGAAGCTATGGACCAGGGAATAAGTGTGGCCATTGCAACCGGCAGAATTTATACTTCTGCTGGGTTCTATGCAAGGCTCTTAGGAATTTCCACGCCAATTATTGCTTGCAATGGCGCACTGATAAAAGAAAGTTTAAAAGAAGAGGCTATTTATAGCAATCCTATCAAAAAAGAAGATGTATTGAAAGTAATTGATCTATGCAAGAAAAATAATATCTATTTTCAATTTTATGATGAAGAAAACTTCTATGTGGAGACCTTGAAGCATAGTGCACTAAAATATCAAGATTGGAATAAAGAACAAAAGGAAGAAGATCGGATAAAGATTCTACAGCTTGAAGATGCAATTACATATTTAAAGAGAAAAGATATAAAGGTATTGAAGATATCCATCATGGACGATGATCTTGAAAAACTAGAAAAAGTTAAAAACGCCATTAGTAAGATGAATACGATAGAAATTAACAAGTCATGGTATGATAATATAGAGGTAATGAACAAAGGGGTATCGAAAGGAAAAGCAATTGAAGCACTAGGAGGAATTTTAAATG
The sequence above is drawn from the Clostridium formicaceticum genome and encodes:
- a CDS encoding RNA-guided endonuclease TnpB family protein, with protein sequence MNKAFKFRIYPTKEQEELLSKTFGCVRFVYNKMLSDRISHYNETGESLNNTPAQYKKEFEWLKEVDSLALANAQLNLNKAYKNFFRDKSIGFPKFKSRKNNHRSYTTNCVNGNIKLDDGYLTLPKLKAVKIKQHRMVPDDYKLKSVTISKTPTGKYFASILYEYEKHIELAKPEKFVGMDYSMKELFITSDGISAEYPRYYRLSLEKLKKEQRKLSKCEKGSNNRNKQRLKVAKFHEKVANQRKDFLHKTSKQITNAFDGVCIEDLSMKGMSQALNFGKSVSDNSFGTFVSMLDYKLKEQGKQLVKIDKWFPSSKMCSACGQIKDALSLSDRTYHCEHCGLSLDRDYNASINIRNEGMRILSA
- a CDS encoding Cof-type HAD-IIB family hydrolase encodes the protein MKYKLVVLDMDGTLLNSKHQITQENKKALKEAMDQGISVAIATGRIYTSAGFYARLLGISTPIIACNGALIKESLKEEAIYSNPIKKEDVLKVIDLCKKNNIYFQFYDEENFYVETLKHSALKYQDWNKEQKEEDRIKILQLEDAITYLKRKDIKVLKISIMDDDLEKLEKVKNAISKMNTIEINKSWYDNIEVMNKGVSKGKAIEALGGILNVSREEIIAFGDNYNDLSMKDYVKTFVAMGNGETYVKQQADYITASNDESGIAKGIYNVVLGKMDY